In Ruania alkalisoli, the DNA window ATATCCTCATGCTGTGGGCAACCGAATCCGTCGGCGCCGATCCCGGATCGGAGAACCCCAACACTAGAGGCCTGGATCTCACATTCGCGGCACACATCTTCTGCTACGCCTACCGCCTGATCGACGAAGAACTCGGCCACGACGAGCGGTCAGCCATCGACACGTGGTTGAGGAGTTGGTCTTCCAAGATCCGAACCTGTTTGGAACGCTGGCACGACAACGACTACTTCGACCAACAGCTCTATCAGAACCAGGTCGTCTGCCAGATCGCTGGACTCACGATCATGGGGGTGACGCTGGATGATCCCGAGTTGGTCGAGTTCGCCCTTCGATCACCCAGCAATCCTCGCAATCTAGAAGTCCTCATCGAGAATTCGATCCTCCTCTCGAACGACGACGTCTGGTACAAGGATCCAACCTTGACCACGGGCGCACCCGACGTGCGGGTGGGTGAGATATACGATCGCTACTTCGGCTCAGGAGGTAAGCTCAGCCACACCTTCCTGAGCATGCGCTTCTTTACATGGGCAAGCGAGGCAGCATTGCACTACCACCACAGCAGCCCAGGCTACTGGGACTACCGTGGCGACGAGGGCGAAGGCATCGACCTTCCTTTCGAATACTACGCAGACTTCATCGTTCAGCAAGACACCGCTGTTGGTGGGGGCTACTACATTGACGATCGAGTGCCTGGAGACTTCGCCGTCACTCAGTACGAGTTCGCCAGCAGCCGGTATCCCCACAGCGAGCAGATTCGCGCCGTCCTCGAGTCGCGAAACCGGGTGGCGTTCGACGCACGAGGTTTCGGCTGGACGGCGCTCTTGACGCACGGCCGCGACGATGTCGACCTCGCCCCAGCGCCAGTTCACGGTCGCGCAGCCGTAAGCTGGAGTTTCTCGGATGAAGAAGTGAGCAGCGGCTGGACGCCTACCGGTGGGTGGAGAACAAAGAACGGTCTCACCGGCGAGCTCAGGGACGGCGCCTGGCATCTCGAGGTCAACGGTCGTGACCCCCAGATCGTCCACGAGAATCTCATCCCTCAAGGAGTCTTCGGCCAGACCCACGTGACCCTACGGATCGTGGCAGCGAACGCCACAGATGACACGGAGGCACGCGTCCTATTCGGCACGGTCGATGAACCAACCTACTCGGGTGACAAGGCGGTCCCGTTCTCGCTGCAACCGCAGAGTGACTTCACGGAGTACCTGATCGATCTGAGCGCGCATCCGAAGTGGAGCGGCGTGGTGGAACGGCTGCGTCTCGATATTGTCGAGAACGTCGACGTGGGATCGGTCGCAGTGAGCGAGATAGCCCTCCTGACGCGCGAGGTTCTCACTCTCCAGGTGGTCAGCCCGCCCAGTCGGTCAATGTACCTCCAGGGCGAGGAACTCGATCTGACGGGGCTGGAGGTGAACGCTGACTACTCCGACGGTTCGCAGGTCGCGGTCGACCACACTCACCTGAGCGTGACCGGCTACGACTCGAACACCCTCGGCGCGCAGACAGTCCAACTCACCTACACCGACGGCGAGATCGAGACCACGGCGACGTTCACCGTCGAGGTGCTGGCCGCCGTCACCGGGATTGAGATCACGTCGCCGCCGACGGATACCCACTACCGGACCGGGGACGAACTCGACCTGACCGGATTGGAGGTGCGGGTGGACCATGCCGATGGGTCGAGCGAGATGATCGGACCTGGGCACGTGCAGGTATCGGGCTATACATCCGTGACCCGGCCAGGACCGCAGACGGTGACCGTGCGCTACGAATCGGCCGCCGGGTCCGCTCAGGACAGCTTCCGGATCTTCATGGCGACAGCCGGCGGCGGACGCCCGGACTGGGTCTGACCCAGCGATTGCCAGACGAAATCGAGGGGAATACTGCCAACCAGTTCGTACAGACCACTGGTCGGCAGTATTCCCCGTCATCCTCGTCCGGCAGGGACCGAGGCTGACCTCAGAGATGATCGAGCCGACGCAGCAGCGCGCCCTCCCGCAGTGCCCACGGGCAGATCTCGACGCGTTCCACGTCGAGTGCGCGCAGCGTCTCGGCCGCCACGACCGCCCCGGCGACGATCTGATACGTCCGCTCGGGCGTGACGCCCGGGAGTTCCATGCGCTGCTCGGCCGGGATCTTCGCCAGCCGCGGCACCCAGTCCTCGAGGAGGCTGGTGCTCATCTGCCAGCGCTGATCCTGCCCGTACCCGTTGACCGACATGCCGGCCAGGCGAGCCAAGGACCGGAAGGTCTTCGACGTGGCCACCACGTGATCGGGGGCAGAGCGCGCTGTCACGCGAGCAACCAGCGGTTTGAGCTGACTACGCACGGCCGATCGGAGCGCCTTCAGTTCCTTCTTCTTGGGAGGGTCGCTCTGCAGGTAGGCCCGGGTGAGGCGGCCGGCCCCGAGGGGGACCGACTCGGCGACGTCGGGGATCTCGTCGATCCCGGCCGCCACCTCCAGTGAGCCGCCACCGATGTCGAGCACGAGAAGCTGGCCGGCGCCCCAGCCGTACCAGCGGCGGGCGGCGAGGAACGTCAACTCGGCTTCCTCGGCTCCGGAGAGCACCTGGAGATCGCCGTCCAGCCGGGAGCGGATCTCACTGAGGATCTCCTCGCCATTGGACGCTTCCCGGATGGCGGAGGTGACGATCACCAACGTCTCATCCACCGCATGAGTGCGGGTGACATCGATCAGCCCGTCCACGGCCTCCAGTAGTGCTGCCCTGCCCTCAGCCACGATCTCACCATCGTCAGAGAGGTAGCGCATCAGCCGCATCGAGACCCGCTCGTCCGCCTCCGGGATCGGCCGGGCGCCGCGGACGACGTCAAAGACGAGCAGGTGGATGGTGTTCGAGCCGATGTCGAGGACGCCTAGTCGCATTCGCACATCGTACGGATGCCAGTGCCGGCGCGCTGGTCATTGGCGAGGTCAAGCTCGCAGCGCAATCGATGACAGGCAGGTGCGTCACCTGACCTGGCTCCGGGATCAGCTGGGCGACCGCGTGGTGGATCTCGTCGTGCTCTACTCCGGCACGGAGGCCTACCGCCGCCGCGATGGCATCGCCGTCGTTCCACTCACACTGCTGGGCGAGTGACCCCGGTTCGCCTAGAGATCCACAACCAAAGCCAGCCTTTCGGCCGATACGCACGAGCCGCCGTCGCGGGCATGCTCGAGGTACCGCCCAACCAAGGAGCAGGCTCGATGCCCAGGACACCGTTCGTCCCACCACGCCCGATCGTCACCGCCGCCTGGAAGGTGCACCGCGCGATCGCCCGCCGCGGGCCCGGCCGCGGCCTGTGGGAACCGGGGCAGCGCAACGCCTGGGGCGCCCTTTCGCTCACCACGCTCGGGCGCCGGTCCGGTCGGGAGCGCACCGTGATCCTCGGCTACCTGCCCGACGGCGTCCGCTGGCACACGCTGGCGATGAACGGCTGGGGCGAGGGTCACCCGGACTGGTGGTTGAACGTGCGCGCCCGGCCGGAAGCCACGATCACCCTGTCCGACGGATCGACGCACGCCGTGCTCACCCACCGCGCCGAGGGCGACGAGCACCGGCGCCTCTGGGGTGCGTGGGTGGCACTCGAGCCGGCGATCGTGGAACTCGCCGCGCGCCGCAGCACGCCCACGGAGGTCGCGGTGCTGACGCCGGTGCGATGACGGGGCTCCCGCACTGGAGCGGTCCGCGCTCGTCCGGTGGAAACGACCACACATGAGACAATTTCGGTCCGGGCCGTATTATCCTGAGAACACGGACGGAACAGAAGGGTCACGATGCTTGCGATGGACGGCGGCACTCCGGTGCGTGCGGAGCCTCTTCCGTCACCCTTGACGGCTGCCGGGCGAACCATCGGGGTGGAGGAGGAGCAGGCGGTGCTGCGGGTGCTGCGCAGCGGCATGCTCTCCGGCGTCTGGGGCACCGAGGTGGCCGCGCTCACTCGTGAGTTCGCCGAGCTGATCGGCACCGCGCACGCCGTCGCGTGCAGCAGCGGCACGGCGGCCCTGCACCTGGCCGTCGCAGCAGTGGATCCCGCCCCCGGCGAGGAGATCATCGTGCCCCCGATCTCGGACATGGGCACCGTCTTCCCGGTGATCGCCCAGAACGCCGTGCCGGTATTCGCGGATGTGGACCCGGCCACCGGCTGCCTGGACCCAGCGGCCGTACAACGTGCGATCACGCCACGCACCCGGGCGATCATCGCGGTGCACCTGTTCGGCAAGCCCGCACCCGTGCACGAGCTTCGCCGCATTGCCGACGGCGCCGGGGTGCTGCTGATCGAGGACTGCGCCCAGGCATACCTGGCACCGGTAGGCGACCGGCTCGTGGGCAGTGTTGGTCATATCGGCTGCTTCAGCCTGCAGCAGTACAAACACATCACCGCCGGTGACGGCGGTCTGGTCACCACCGACGATCCTGCGCTGGCCAGGTCGATGCGTCTGTTCGCCGACAAGGGCTGGCCTCGCGACACCGGCGAACGCACCTACCTCTCCTTCGCGCTCAACTACCGGATGACCGAGCTGGTGGCTGCAGTAGCCCGCGCCCAGCTGCGCAAGCTGCCGGAAGTGGTGCACCGCCGTCGGGAAGGCGCGAGGCGCCTGGCGGACCTGCTCACTGACTCCCCCGGCCCTGCCTTGCCCACTGATACCGGCGATCACGTCTACTGGTACCTCCCGTTGCTGCTGGAGGGCCTCGACGCCGCGGGCCTGCGGCGATATGCCTCGGCCCTGACCGCCGAGGGCGTGCCCAGCCAAGCCGGCTACCTCGCCCGCCCGCTGTATGCCGAGCCGGCGGTGCGCGACTCGGCCGCCTACGGCGGCACCGGCTTCCCCACCCGCGGGGTCGGCGACTACTCCGACGGGCTCTGCCCGGTAGCCGAGGCCCTCATCGAGCGCCGCCTGGTGGTCATCCCTTGGAACGAGAACTTCTCGGATGCCGACGTCGACGACATTGCCACCGCGATCGGCCGCGTGCACCAGGAGGTGGCGCCGTGATCGCCGATTGCGATCTGCTGATCGGGCGAGAGATCACCTCGGGTCTGCGGCAGACACCGGAGCAGCTCGCCGGCCAGCTCGCCCAGGCAGCCATCGACGGCGGAGCGCTCGCCTCGCTGCGTGCGTTGCAGTTCGACGTGCAGACCGGTAACGATGAGGCGGCGGGCGCCGCCCTGCGGTACGGCTGGTGGCCGGTGTACGGGATCGATCTGCGTGACCCGCTGGGCGCCGAGCAGGAGATGGACCGCGCGGCCGACCATGGAGTGCGGCTCCTGCGACTGGCCCCGGGCAGGCAAGAGATCGCTGGAACGGCGCCCCGGCTGCGGATTCTCGTGCGACGTGCCACGGAACTGGGGATGACGCTGCTGGTGGAGGGCTCGACCGTCGATGTGGGCACGGGCATGCTGGGCCTCGGCGCCTCGGTGGTGTTCCTGGACCAGCACTTCTACGACCTTGGCGAGTTCATCCTGCTGGCACGGGACGAACCGGGCTTCCACGTCAGCACCCGGCTACTCGGCAGCCCCGGGGCCTGGGAGCTCCTCCTCGAGCACGCCGGGCCGGAGCGGTTGCTGTTGGGAACCCGCGCCGGTTGGTTCGAGGAGCACGCGGTCCTGGACCAGCTCAAGGGCAGTCCGCTCGCACCCGAGGAGCGTGAGCTCATCGCGGGCGGGAACCTGCGTCGGCTGGCAGGTGG includes these proteins:
- a CDS encoding DegT/DnrJ/EryC1/StrS family aminotransferase, which produces MDGGTPVRAEPLPSPLTAAGRTIGVEEEQAVLRVLRSGMLSGVWGTEVAALTREFAELIGTAHAVACSSGTAALHLAVAAVDPAPGEEIIVPPISDMGTVFPVIAQNAVPVFADVDPATGCLDPAAVQRAITPRTRAIIAVHLFGKPAPVHELRRIADGAGVLLIEDCAQAYLAPVGDRLVGSVGHIGCFSLQQYKHITAGDGGLVTTDDPALARSMRLFADKGWPRDTGERTYLSFALNYRMTELVAAVARAQLRKLPEVVHRRREGARRLADLLTDSPGPALPTDTGDHVYWYLPLLLEGLDAAGLRRYASALTAEGVPSQAGYLARPLYAEPAVRDSAAYGGTGFPTRGVGDYSDGLCPVAEALIERRLVVIPWNENFSDADVDDIATAIGRVHQEVAP
- a CDS encoding nitroreductase/quinone reductase family protein, translated to MPRTPFVPPRPIVTAAWKVHRAIARRGPGRGLWEPGQRNAWGALSLTTLGRRSGRERTVILGYLPDGVRWHTLAMNGWGEGHPDWWLNVRARPEATITLSDGSTHAVLTHRAEGDEHRRLWGAWVALEPAIVELAARRSTPTEVAVLTPVR
- a CDS encoding amidohydrolase family protein, with the translated sequence MIADCDLLIGREITSGLRQTPEQLAGQLAQAAIDGGALASLRALQFDVQTGNDEAAGAALRYGWWPVYGIDLRDPLGAEQEMDRAADHGVRLLRLAPGRQEIAGTAPRLRILVRRATELGMTLLVEGSTVDVGTGMLGLGASVVFLDQHFYDLGEFILLARDEPGFHVSTRLLGSPGAWELLLEHAGPERLLLGTRAGWFEEHAVLDQLKGSPLAPEERELIAGGNLRRLAGGSS
- a CDS encoding bacterial Ig-like domain-containing protein, which translates into the protein MGAGAASTLATQAIPSPFPTTSNPSGRSHYLFATPQMFADARAKIAQNEEPWRTAWRMTHDRACFALTAPVPLYLGPERKPFNHAADIAKGYARDLAFSYQITGNVAFAHAARDILMLWATESVGADPGSENPNTRGLDLTFAAHIFCYAYRLIDEELGHDERSAIDTWLRSWSSKIRTCLERWHDNDYFDQQLYQNQVVCQIAGLTIMGVTLDDPELVEFALRSPSNPRNLEVLIENSILLSNDDVWYKDPTLTTGAPDVRVGEIYDRYFGSGGKLSHTFLSMRFFTWASEAALHYHHSSPGYWDYRGDEGEGIDLPFEYYADFIVQQDTAVGGGYYIDDRVPGDFAVTQYEFASSRYPHSEQIRAVLESRNRVAFDARGFGWTALLTHGRDDVDLAPAPVHGRAAVSWSFSDEEVSSGWTPTGGWRTKNGLTGELRDGAWHLEVNGRDPQIVHENLIPQGVFGQTHVTLRIVAANATDDTEARVLFGTVDEPTYSGDKAVPFSLQPQSDFTEYLIDLSAHPKWSGVVERLRLDIVENVDVGSVAVSEIALLTREVLTLQVVSPPSRSMYLQGEELDLTGLEVNADYSDGSQVAVDHTHLSVTGYDSNTLGAQTVQLTYTDGEIETTATFTVEVLAAVTGIEITSPPTDTHYRTGDELDLTGLEVRVDHADGSSEMIGPGHVQVSGYTSVTRPGPQTVTVRYESAAGSAQDSFRIFMATAGGGRPDWV
- a CDS encoding Ppx/GppA family phosphatase, encoding MRLGVLDIGSNTIHLLVFDVVRGARPIPEADERVSMRLMRYLSDDGEIVAEGRAALLEAVDGLIDVTRTHAVDETLVIVTSAIREASNGEEILSEIRSRLDGDLQVLSGAEEAELTFLAARRWYGWGAGQLLVLDIGGGSLEVAAGIDEIPDVAESVPLGAGRLTRAYLQSDPPKKKELKALRSAVRSQLKPLVARVTARSAPDHVVATSKTFRSLARLAGMSVNGYGQDQRWQMSTSLLEDWVPRLAKIPAEQRMELPGVTPERTYQIVAGAVVAAETLRALDVERVEICPWALREGALLRRLDHL